Proteins encoded within one genomic window of Cellulomonas flavigena DSM 20109:
- a CDS encoding low molecular weight protein-tyrosine-phosphatase, translating to MPRLYRVMTVCTGNICRSPMAEIVLRERLADAGLGDAVEVDSTGISDEEHGNPVDWRARSVLRRHGYPTGEGHRARQVRPTELRERDLLLPMTAVHARALRRLADGDSMVTGRIRMFRSFDPAAPAEPGQPEHVLDVDDPWYGPEDGFEVTLAEVEAAADGIVAYVRAALDRAGAPAE from the coding sequence GTGCCCCGTCTCTACCGCGTCATGACCGTCTGCACCGGCAACATCTGCCGCTCTCCCATGGCCGAGATCGTGCTGCGCGAGCGGCTCGCGGACGCGGGCCTCGGCGATGCGGTCGAGGTCGACTCCACGGGCATCAGCGACGAGGAGCACGGCAACCCCGTCGACTGGCGGGCACGGTCCGTGCTGCGACGCCACGGCTACCCGACGGGCGAGGGGCACCGCGCCCGCCAGGTGCGTCCCACCGAGCTGCGTGAGCGCGACCTGCTGCTGCCCATGACCGCCGTGCACGCCCGCGCGCTGCGCCGGCTCGCGGACGGCGACTCGATGGTCACCGGGCGGATCCGCATGTTCCGCAGCTTCGACCCCGCGGCACCCGCGGAGCCCGGTCAGCCCGAGCACGTCCTCGACGTGGACGACCCCTGGTACGGCCCCGAGGACGGCTTCGAGGTGACGCTCGCGGAGGTCGAGGCGGCCGCCGACGGGATCGTCGCGTACGTCCGCGCGGCGCTGGACCGGGCGGGCGCGCCCGCCGAATGA
- the map gene encoding type I methionyl aminopeptidase, producing the protein MALKSPAEIEQMRPAGRFVADVLTSLREHAKVGMTTDDLDAHAREMIAKAGARSVYLGYHPSFGAMPYPGVLCTSVNDHALHGLPSQRVLADGDVLSIDFACEVEGWVADSALTFQLGTTTPEAQRLITATEQALAAGIAAAQPNGRMGDISAAIGKVARQTGFSLNTDFGGHGVGRTMHEDPHVPNDGRAGTGVKLKPGTVIAIEPWFMAGSSDYVIDDDGWTIRSADGALTAHAEHTVAITRRGPVVLTSRD; encoded by the coding sequence GTGGCACTCAAGTCCCCTGCGGAGATCGAGCAGATGCGCCCCGCCGGCCGGTTCGTGGCTGACGTCCTCACGTCGTTGCGCGAGCACGCGAAGGTCGGCATGACGACCGACGACCTCGACGCCCACGCGCGCGAGATGATCGCGAAGGCCGGTGCGCGGTCGGTCTACCTCGGGTACCACCCGAGCTTTGGCGCGATGCCGTACCCGGGTGTCCTGTGCACGTCGGTCAACGACCACGCGCTGCACGGCCTGCCGTCGCAACGCGTGCTGGCCGACGGCGACGTCCTGAGCATCGACTTCGCGTGCGAGGTCGAGGGCTGGGTCGCCGACTCCGCTCTGACGTTTCAGCTCGGCACCACGACGCCCGAGGCGCAGCGTCTCATCACGGCGACCGAGCAGGCGCTCGCCGCCGGCATCGCCGCCGCCCAGCCCAACGGCCGCATGGGCGACATCTCGGCCGCGATCGGCAAGGTCGCCCGGCAGACCGGCTTCTCGCTCAACACCGACTTCGGCGGGCACGGCGTCGGCCGGACGATGCACGAGGACCCGCACGTCCCCAACGACGGCCGCGCGGGCACCGGCGTCAAGCTCAAGCCCGGCACGGTGATCGCGATCGAGCCGTGGTTCATGGCCGGCAGCAGCGACTACGTCATCGACGACGACGGCTGGACGATCCGCTCCGCCGACGGTGCGCTCACGGCCCACGCCGAGCACACGGTCGCCATCACCAGGCGCGGCCCGGTGGTCCTGACGTCCCGCGACTGA
- a CDS encoding DNA polymerase IV: MERGGDRAQRLVDAVRVRDAATVLHLDADAFFAAVEQRDKPSLRGRPVLVGGTGGRGVVSTASYEARRDGARSAMPMSRARRLSPAAAVLFPRFAAYAAYSQVIMGVLRDLTPAVEPLSIDEAFADLTLAPGGTPEPEEAAAQVQARVTELTGLTVSVGVGRSKLVAKIASDLRKPGGVVVVRPEDEDDVLLPLDVRKVPGVGPATQGALERLGVRTVADLRRQPLDTLTMTLGEAHGTGLYLMSRGLDDRPVVTTSERKSAGAERTFAVDLRGRDVVLSAVDDVVDEALQRLERHGGAARTVVAKVRYADFSTVTRSVTFPHPTASGSELRDAARRAVLAAGVVEPVRLLGVAFHSLSSHAQLALDLDAHLFDAPRRAVVGEHDHVSGRLVDDVASSPEGMDTADGEVTGVLEDGEVTGVLEDGEGTGVLEDGEGAPTLGHDATGSGGDTSSSTAPAVAQAGAGDVPEVDATVARLVADDARLVGAEKAVVGRPLGAPVTGRPLDEANARPGLDVEHATLGRGWVVHVRGREATVRFETALTAPARSRVLDLDEDPLVLVEPVGVTPPSVVPAHLR, encoded by the coding sequence GTGGAGCGGGGAGGTGACCGGGCGCAGCGACTCGTCGACGCGGTGCGCGTGCGCGACGCCGCGACGGTGCTGCACCTCGACGCCGACGCGTTCTTCGCGGCCGTCGAGCAGCGCGACAAGCCGTCGCTGCGGGGCAGGCCCGTGCTCGTCGGGGGCACCGGCGGGCGGGGCGTCGTGTCGACCGCGTCCTACGAGGCCCGACGCGACGGCGCGCGCTCCGCGATGCCGATGTCCCGCGCACGACGGCTCAGCCCCGCCGCGGCGGTGCTGTTCCCCCGCTTCGCCGCGTACGCCGCGTACTCGCAGGTCATCATGGGCGTCCTGCGCGACCTGACACCCGCGGTCGAGCCGCTGTCGATCGACGAGGCATTCGCCGACCTCACGCTCGCCCCCGGCGGCACCCCCGAGCCCGAGGAGGCCGCCGCGCAGGTCCAGGCACGCGTCACCGAGCTCACCGGGCTGACCGTGTCCGTCGGCGTGGGGCGGTCCAAGCTCGTCGCCAAGATCGCCTCCGACCTGCGCAAGCCCGGCGGCGTGGTCGTCGTGCGGCCCGAGGACGAGGACGACGTGCTGCTCCCGCTCGACGTGCGAAAGGTCCCCGGCGTCGGCCCCGCCACGCAGGGCGCGCTCGAGCGCCTCGGCGTCCGCACCGTCGCCGACCTGCGCCGACAGCCCCTCGACACCCTGACGATGACCCTCGGCGAGGCGCACGGCACCGGGCTGTACCTCATGTCCCGCGGGCTCGACGACCGGCCCGTCGTCACGACGAGCGAGCGCAAGTCCGCCGGCGCCGAGCGCACCTTCGCGGTCGACCTGCGCGGGCGGGACGTCGTGCTGTCCGCCGTCGACGACGTCGTCGACGAGGCCTTGCAGCGGCTCGAGCGTCACGGCGGCGCCGCGCGGACCGTCGTCGCGAAGGTCCGCTACGCCGACTTCTCCACCGTCACCCGGTCGGTGACGTTCCCGCACCCGACCGCGTCGGGGTCCGAGCTGCGCGACGCCGCGCGGCGGGCCGTGCTCGCCGCGGGGGTCGTGGAGCCCGTGCGGCTGCTCGGTGTCGCGTTCCACTCCCTGTCGTCGCACGCGCAGCTCGCGCTCGACCTCGACGCGCACCTGTTCGACGCGCCGCGGCGCGCCGTCGTCGGCGAGCACGACCACGTGAGCGGACGGCTGGTGGACGACGTGGCGAGCTCCCCGGAGGGCATGGACACGGCCGACGGCGAGGTCACGGGGGTGCTCGAGGACGGCGAGGTCACAGGGGTGCTCGAGGACGGCGAGGGCACAGGGGTGCTCGAGGACGGCGAGGGCGCACCGACGCTCGGCCACGACGCGACCGGCTCCGGCGGCGACACGTCGTCGAGCACGGCACCGGCCGTCGCACAGGCCGGGGCGGGCGACGTGCCGGAAGTCGACGCGACGGTCGCGCGCCTCGTCGCGGACGACGCGCGGCTCGTCGGCGCGGAGAAGGCCGTGGTCGGGCGGCCGCTCGGCGCCCCCGTCACCGGCCGCCCGCTCGACGAGGCCAACGCCCGGCCCGGCCTCGACGTCGAGCACGCGACCCTCGGGCGCGGGTGGGTCGTGCACGTGCGTGGCCGCGAGGCGACGGTCCGCTTCGAGACGGCGCTCACAGCGCCGGCGCGCTCGCGCGTGCTCGACCTGGACGAGGACCCGCTCGTGCTCGTCGAACCGGTGGGTGTCACACCCCCGAGCGTGGTCCCGGCCCACCTCCGCTGA
- a CDS encoding aminotransferase class I/II-fold pyridoxal phosphate-dependent enzyme, whose product MKVAARAHVPPFAVMEILAAANARRAAGEHVLNLCAGEPSTGASDVVRQRAVELLTSGDLGYTESLGAPGLRAAIAAHYGDTYGVDVDPARVAVTTGSSGGFMLAFLAAFDVGDRVALARPGYPAYANILTALGCEVVDLACGPEQRYQPTVAQLEALDEPVEGLVVASPANPTGTMIEPAELAALAAWCGEHGVRLVSDEIYHGITYADAGGTAPETATAARYLATGAVVVNSFSKYWAMTGWRLGWLVLPDDLVGPVDALAGNVALCPPALAQHAGVAAFSPDGMAAARANVERYADSRRLLLDRLPDLGWDPVAPADGAFYLYGDVSATGLDAVTYCARLLDEAGVAITPGTDFDPVGGGSWVRLSFASSAAVVAEAAERIVAWQRGL is encoded by the coding sequence ATGAAGGTCGCCGCCCGCGCGCACGTCCCGCCGTTCGCCGTCATGGAGATCCTGGCCGCCGCCAACGCGCGCCGCGCCGCCGGGGAGCACGTGCTCAACCTGTGCGCGGGGGAGCCGTCGACGGGCGCGTCGGACGTGGTGCGGCAGCGCGCGGTCGAGCTGCTGACGTCCGGCGACCTCGGGTACACCGAGTCGCTCGGCGCCCCGGGGCTGCGCGCGGCCATCGCGGCGCACTACGGCGACACGTACGGCGTCGACGTCGACCCGGCGCGGGTCGCGGTGACGACCGGCTCGTCGGGCGGGTTCATGCTCGCGTTCCTCGCGGCGTTCGACGTGGGCGACCGGGTCGCCCTGGCCCGTCCCGGCTACCCCGCGTACGCGAACATCCTCACGGCGCTGGGGTGCGAGGTCGTCGACCTGGCCTGCGGGCCCGAGCAGCGCTACCAGCCGACGGTCGCGCAGCTCGAGGCCCTGGACGAGCCGGTCGAGGGGCTCGTCGTCGCGTCCCCCGCCAACCCGACGGGCACGATGATCGAGCCCGCCGAGCTCGCGGCCCTCGCCGCGTGGTGCGGCGAGCACGGGGTGCGGCTGGTCAGCGACGAGATCTACCACGGCATCACGTACGCCGACGCGGGCGGGACGGCACCGGAGACGGCCACGGCGGCCCGGTACCTCGCCACGGGCGCCGTCGTCGTGAACTCGTTCTCCAAGTACTGGGCCATGACCGGCTGGCGGCTGGGCTGGCTCGTCCTGCCCGACGACCTGGTCGGGCCCGTCGACGCGCTCGCGGGCAACGTCGCGCTGTGCCCGCCGGCGCTCGCGCAGCACGCGGGCGTCGCGGCGTTCAGCCCCGACGGCATGGCGGCGGCCCGCGCCAACGTCGAGCGGTACGCCGACTCGCGTCGCCTGCTCCTCGACCGCCTGCCCGACCTCGGCTGGGACCCCGTCGCGCCCGCCGACGGCGCGTTCTACCTGTACGGCGACGTGTCCGCGACGGGCCTGGACGCCGTGACGTACTGCGCGCGGCTGCTCGACGAGGCGGGTGTCGCGATCACGCCGGGCACCGACTTCGACCCCGTCGGCGGCGGGTCGTGGGTGCGGCTGTCGTTCGCGTCGTCGGCAGCCGTGGTCGCGGAGGCGGCGGAGCGGATCGTGGCGTGGCAGCGGGGTCTGTGA
- a CDS encoding endo alpha-1,4 polygalactosaminidase: MPTTTRPSRGVLLACAVVLAGCRTDATVPGPDPGAVGPAATVPATTSSAAPATPAPASTATDTPAPVTTVTTPPPSPTAGPTPAPVDTPTARAVTLPEPGARFEYQIGGPDAPADDTVVVVRDSTAAPTGRYDVCYVNGFQTQPSETDRLLRTEPELVLHHAGEPVRDDGWPDEVLYDLTRADLRARVLERVGKVVDGCAAAGFDAVEVDNLDSYTRSLGLIAPADTLAYVALLVERAHAAGLAFAQKNTAELTTEVRALGADLVVAEECREWEECDVYTSVYPVVLDVEYDRASFDAACAEQSDAVTRLPGLTVVLRDRDVSPRSAPGSVHAAC; this comes from the coding sequence GTGCCGACCACGACGCGTCCGAGCCGGGGGGTCCTCCTCGCTTGCGCCGTCGTGCTCGCCGGCTGCCGCACCGACGCGACCGTCCCCGGGCCGGACCCGGGCGCCGTCGGGCCTGCCGCGACGGTGCCTGCGACCACGTCGTCCGCCGCGCCCGCCACGCCGGCCCCGGCCTCCACGGCCACCGACACCCCCGCCCCCGTGACGACGGTGACGACGCCCCCACCCAGCCCCACGGCCGGCCCGACGCCCGCACCCGTCGACACCCCCACCGCGCGCGCCGTGACGCTGCCCGAGCCCGGCGCGCGGTTCGAGTACCAGATCGGCGGGCCCGACGCGCCCGCCGACGACACCGTCGTCGTCGTGCGCGACTCGACGGCGGCCCCGACCGGCCGGTACGACGTCTGCTACGTCAACGGCTTCCAGACCCAGCCGTCCGAGACCGACCGCCTGCTGCGCACCGAACCCGAGCTCGTCCTGCACCACGCCGGCGAGCCTGTGCGCGACGACGGCTGGCCCGACGAGGTCCTCTACGACCTCACGCGCGCCGACCTGCGCGCCCGCGTCCTCGAACGCGTCGGCAAGGTCGTCGACGGCTGCGCGGCCGCCGGGTTCGACGCCGTCGAGGTCGACAACCTCGACTCCTACACCCGCTCGTTGGGCCTGATCGCTCCGGCGGACACCCTCGCGTACGTCGCGCTGCTCGTCGAGCGCGCGCACGCCGCGGGCCTGGCCTTCGCGCAGAAGAACACCGCCGAGCTCACCACCGAGGTGCGCGCACTGGGCGCCGACCTCGTCGTCGCCGAGGAGTGCCGCGAGTGGGAGGAGTGCGACGTCTACACGTCGGTCTACCCCGTGGTGCTCGACGTGGAGTACGACCGCGCCTCGTTCGACGCCGCGTGCGCCGAGCAGTCCGACGCCGTGACGCGGCTGCCGGGCCTGACGGTGGTCCTCCGCGACCGTGACGTCTCCCCTCGCTCCGCCCCGGGCTCGGTGCACGCCGCCTGCTGA
- a CDS encoding class I SAM-dependent methyltransferase, which yields MPDIRHVLFPGRHHLVTAFQAAYLADLLAGRVRDAAGEPVTCAPDARVVWAVTSATHSGTRRNPVPAHRREAMIEAVTARAGLPSLVVPVADVPPSPRFAHTVLATAELVLGAPLTPADTVVACSTPSVAALYTAEGFRVAPVEDGAPGDPPRPWDVLERMVAGDQTWRTLAHPDAVAYYERYRLDAHVRLVHTDPTVQDDGDLTETRDYATYTAAFDDASDRKWAQVAPHVVPGRVVDLGCAAGGLLERAARDPRLAESDLYGVDVSRHLVAEAEHRRAQGVFANPNVFFAQRNLLLGPVFPDRSVDTTTTIALTHEIASYGNGRADLELLARRVFAHTRPGGVWINSDVLGPGDPDRVVDLVLEGDGDVPPRDLSGLARDEAAAYVAGLAPAARFVQFAQDFPALSGADVDVEWVAAEPGVSVARTSLRTAMEYLYTRDYTDSWLSECHERFCDMTGDDWRDLLEGVGFELDPGSGPWRNEWLVENRLRVGAALHDPATGERVPWPDTHVLTVARRPLA from the coding sequence GTGCCCGACATCCGTCACGTCCTGTTCCCCGGCCGCCACCACCTCGTCACCGCGTTCCAGGCCGCGTACCTGGCGGACCTTCTCGCCGGCCGCGTGCGGGACGCCGCGGGCGAGCCGGTGACGTGCGCGCCCGACGCGCGCGTCGTGTGGGCGGTGACGTCCGCGACGCACAGCGGCACGCGTCGCAACCCCGTCCCCGCGCACCGCCGCGAGGCGATGATCGAGGCCGTGACTGCCCGGGCGGGCCTGCCGTCCCTCGTCGTGCCCGTGGCCGACGTGCCGCCGAGCCCGCGGTTCGCGCACACCGTGCTCGCCACCGCCGAGCTGGTGCTCGGCGCACCGCTGACCCCGGCCGACACGGTCGTCGCCTGCTCCACCCCGTCGGTCGCCGCCCTCTACACGGCCGAGGGCTTCCGCGTCGCGCCCGTCGAGGACGGCGCCCCGGGTGACCCGCCGCGGCCGTGGGACGTCCTCGAGCGCATGGTCGCGGGCGACCAGACGTGGCGCACGCTCGCGCACCCCGACGCCGTCGCGTACTACGAGCGGTACCGGCTCGATGCGCACGTCCGGCTCGTCCACACCGACCCGACCGTGCAGGACGACGGCGACCTCACCGAGACCCGCGACTACGCCACGTACACCGCGGCGTTCGACGACGCGTCGGACCGCAAGTGGGCGCAGGTCGCGCCGCACGTCGTGCCCGGGCGCGTCGTCGACCTGGGCTGCGCGGCCGGTGGTCTGCTGGAGCGCGCCGCGCGCGACCCTCGCCTGGCGGAGTCCGACCTGTACGGCGTCGACGTGTCCCGGCACCTCGTCGCGGAGGCCGAGCACCGCCGCGCGCAGGGCGTGTTCGCCAACCCGAACGTGTTCTTCGCGCAGCGCAACCTGCTGCTGGGGCCGGTGTTCCCGGACCGGTCGGTCGACACGACGACGACCATCGCGCTGACCCACGAGATCGCGAGCTACGGCAACGGGCGTGCCGACCTCGAGCTGCTGGCCCGGCGGGTCTTCGCGCACACCCGCCCCGGGGGCGTGTGGATCAACTCTGACGTGCTCGGTCCGGGCGACCCGGACCGCGTCGTCGACCTCGTGCTCGAGGGCGACGGGGACGTCCCGCCGCGGGACCTGAGCGGCCTGGCGCGCGACGAGGCCGCCGCGTACGTCGCCGGTCTGGCACCCGCCGCGCGGTTCGTGCAGTTCGCGCAGGACTTCCCGGCGCTGTCCGGCGCCGACGTGGACGTCGAGTGGGTCGCCGCCGAACCGGGCGTCAGCGTCGCGCGCACCTCCCTGCGCACCGCGATGGAGTACCTGTACACGCGCGACTACACGGACTCGTGGCTCTCGGAGTGCCACGAGCGGTTCTGCGACATGACCGGCGACGACTGGCGCGACCTGCTCGAGGGCGTCGGGTTCGAGCTCGACCCCGGCAGCGGGCCGTGGCGCAACGAGTGGCTCGTCGAGAACCGGCTGCGCGTGGGCGCTGCGCTGCACGACCCGGCGACGGGCGAGCGGGTGCCGTGGCCGGACACGCACGTCCTCACGGTCGCGCGTCGCCCGCTGGCGTGA